A single Nicotiana tabacum cultivar K326 chromosome 5, ASM71507v2, whole genome shotgun sequence DNA region contains:
- the LOC107786549 gene encoding SKP1-like protein 1A yields the protein MKMIVLRSSDGETFEVEESVALESQTIKHMIEDDCADTSIPLPNVTSKILAKVIEYCKRHVDAASKTEDKAVEDDLKAFDADFVKVDQSTLFDLILAANYLNIKSLLDLTCQTVADMIKGKTPEEIRKTFNIKNDFTPEEEEEVRRENAWAFE from the exons ATGAAGATGATCGTATTGAGGAGTTCCGACGGCGAAACCTTCGAGGTAGAAGAGTCAGTTGCCCTAGAGTCGCAGACAATCAAGCATATGATCGAAGACGACTGCGCCGACACCAGCATCCCTTTACCTAACGTGACGAGCAAGATCTTAGCTAAGGTGATTGAGTACTGCAAGCGCCACGTGGACGCCGCCTCTAAGACGGAAGATAAGGCCGTCGAGGACGATCTCAAGGCTTTCGATGCTGACTTTGTCAAAGTTGACCAGAGTACCCTCTTCGATCTCATCCTG GCTGCCAACTATTTGAACATAAAGAGCTTGCTTGATCTGACATGTCAGACAGTTGCAGACATGATCAAAGGGAAGACCCCTGAGGAGATCCGTAAGACATTCAACATTAAGAATGACTTCACTccggaggaagaggaagaagttaGGAGGGAGAATGCTTGGGCTTTTGAGTGA